One Spiribacter halobius DNA segment encodes these proteins:
- a CDS encoding helix-turn-helix domain-containing protein, with amino-acid sequence MNKSAHTNAPTDWHRADIVAALWKAGWSIRKLSRHHGYASPTTLVHALDHRWPKGERIIAAALGLEPATIWPSRYAEDSAEGGGASHGVRQKNRGAA; translated from the coding sequence ATGAACAAGTCAGCACACACAAACGCCCCCACCGACTGGCACCGCGCGGACATCGTCGCCGCCTTGTGGAAGGCGGGATGGTCGATCCGAAAGCTATCCCGCCATCACGGCTATGCCAGCCCGACCACCCTGGTGCACGCCCTCGACCACCGCTGGCCGAAGGGTGAGCGGATCATCGCGGCGGCCCTCGGCCTGGAGCCGGCGACGATCTGGCCGAGCCGCTACGCCGAGGATAGCGCGGAGGGCGGCGGCGCGTCTCATGGGGTGCGACAGAAAAACCGAGGCGCGGCATGA
- a CDS encoding helix-turn-helix domain-containing protein yields the protein MQDELGERLKGARMLLGYTQSGIARECGSKLRSWQDYEAGVRTPGAQVIAGLARLGINANWLLTGEGEPTLGPIPQSQTQSQGSGSGTHHTETAQGISTQDLALLENVILEIRRQLERRGTELPPEIEARIARMAFELCAIRRQQPVESTVANVIELAAYR from the coding sequence GTGCAGGACGAGCTCGGCGAGAGGCTAAAAGGAGCACGGATGCTGCTCGGATACACGCAATCCGGCATAGCCCGTGAGTGCGGTAGCAAGCTGCGCTCCTGGCAGGATTACGAGGCAGGCGTCCGCACGCCAGGTGCGCAGGTGATAGCGGGGCTAGCGCGGCTCGGCATTAATGCCAACTGGCTACTTACGGGAGAGGGCGAGCCGACGCTGGGCCCGATTCCTCAGTCACAAACTCAGTCCCAGGGATCGGGCTCGGGAACCCATCACACCGAAACTGCGCAGGGCATCTCAACCCAGGACCTAGCGCTCTTGGAAAATGTGATCCTGGAGATACGGCGTCAGCTGGAGCGGCGCGGCACAGAGCTCCCGCCGGAGATCGAGGCGAGGATCGCTCGGATGGCGTTCGAGCTCTGCGCAATCCGCCGCCAGCAGCCTGTTGAGAGCACGGTCGCGAATGTCATCGAGCTCGCGGCCTATCGGTGA